The sequence AGTTATCGCCTACTTTCAGGATCGGCGTGTTCGCTATGCCGCTTAATACTTCATCGGGCCGGATCAATAGCTATCAAATTAGTAGCGCAGCGCCTTCATCTGCCGGTCATGCCACCCCCGCAGCAGCGTCACCGCCACCATCGCCCCGAGCAGCGCCCAGAACATGTCCGACTGCGTATCCCACACATCGCCCTGCGTGCCCAGAAAGTCGGTGGCGCCGCTGCCCGCAGCCAGTGCCACGCCCCACTCGATCAGTTCATAAACCGCGCTGATCGCCATCGCCACGCACACCGACAGGAACGCCGCCATGCCCCGGCTGCTCACATAGCCGCGCTGCAACAAGACTTCACGCGTCACCATCGCCGGCACCAGCCCCTGCATGAAGTGGCCGATCTTGTCGTAGGGGTTGCGGCCCAGGTGCAGCGCCTCTTGCAGCCAGAAACCC comes from Polaromonas naphthalenivorans CJ2 and encodes:
- a CDS encoding DUF2238 domain-containing protein — its product is MARPEPPRIESRRRLLAGLGLLVFTALVASGVSPYDRATWLLEVAPVLLAAPVLGATWRRYPLTTLLYALIALHMGVLILGGAYTYARVPLGFWLQEALHLGRNPYDKIGHFMQGLVPAMVTREVLLQRGYVSSRGMAAFLSVCVAMAISAVYELIEWGVALAAGSGATDFLGTQGDVWDTQSDMFWALLGAMVAVTLLRGWHDRQMKALRY